The Bacteroidales bacterium region AGGGTCAAACCGGGAGATGTGGTTGTAATAAGGTATGAAGGCCCAAAAGGTGGGCCCGGTATGCAGGAAATGCTATATCCTACCTCCTACATTAAAGCTAAAAAGCTCGGGACAAGCTGTGCACTGATTACTGACGGCCGTTTTTCCGGAGGTACTTCCGGCCTCAGTATAGGGCATATTTCGCCTGAAGCAGCAGCAGGAGGAACCATAGGTCTCGTAAATGACGGAGATCTGATCTCGATTGATATTTCTTCCCGCTCCATCCAGTTGCTGGTAGATGCAGATGAACTGAATCGCAGAAGGCAGGAAATGGAAGCCAGAGGCAAACAGGCCTGGAAACCGGCACAGAGGAACCGGCCGGTTTCTGCCGCCCTCCGGGCCTATGCCTCCATGGTGGCATCGGCAGATACCGGTGCCATCCGCATCGTTGAATAAAAACCTGTTAAACAATCATACATGGAACCTAAGACCAAACAAATGGGAAAATCGGAAAAACAAACCACCCCGACAATTACAGGGGCTGAAGCCGTTGTTAAGTGCCTGCTGGAAGAAGGTGTCAGAGACATTTTTGGGTACCCTGGAGGTTCGATCATGCCTGTATATGATGCTCTTTATGACTACCACGATAAACTGAATCATATACTGGTGCGGCACGAGCAGGGAGCTATTCATGCCGCACAGGCATATGCACGTGTTACAGGAAAGGCAGGCGTGTGTATAGTAACCTCAGGGCCCGGTTCTACCAATCTGACAACAGGTCTTGCCGATGCCATGATGGATTCAACTCCTGTGGTGTGCATTTCAGGTCAGGTAGCCGCTGGCCTTCTTGGTACAGATGCGTTTCAGGAAACAGACATTATAGGTATTTCTATGCCGGTTACCAAGTGGAATACTCAGGTAACCAAAGCCGAAGACATACCGGCCGCCATTGCAAAGGCTTTTTATATTGCCCGATCCGGCAGACCTGGCCCGGTACTGGTAGATATTACCAAAAATGCCCAGTTCGGGAAACTGGAGTTCAGCTATAAACCTTGTACCTTTATACGAAGCTACCGACCCCATATTGAACCGGATATTTCTGCCATTAATCAGGCGGCTGAACTCATCAACAATGCAAAAAAACCCTACGTGCTGTTTGGACAGGGTGTGATTCTGGCCAACGCCGAAGAAGAATTTAAAAGGTTTATTGAAAAAGGCGATATTCCTGCAGCCTGGACACTTCTGGGACTTTCTGCTCTGCCCACAAATCATCCGCTGAATGTTGGCATGCTGGGTATGCACGGAAATTACGGACCCAACATTCTTACCAACGAATGCGATGTACTGATTGCCGTGGGTATGCGCTTCGACGACCGTGTTACAGGAGATGTTACGCGCTTTGCACGCCAGGCTAAAGTTATCCATATGGAAATTGACCCGGCCGAAATCAACAAAAATGTTAAGGCTGAAGTGGCAATTCCCGGCAGTGTAAAAGATACTCTTCCATTGCTGACTGAACGTATCAAACCGGCCAATCATTCCGAATGGATACACCAGTTCAGGGAATTATATAAAATTGAATACGAAAAGGTTATCAGTAAGGTGCTTCATCCTGAAAGCAAAGGAATTACCATGCCGGAAGTAATTCACCTGCTGGCAGAAAAAACAGAAGGAGACGCTATTCTTGTAACCGATGTAGGACAGCACCAGATGATGGGGGCACGGTATTTCCGCTTTAACAAAACCCGCAGTCTGGTAACCTCCGGAGGACTTGGTACCATGGGGTTTGGCCTTCCGGCCGGTCTGGGAGCCAAAATCGGATGCCCCGACCGGACTGTTATAACCATCGTCGGTGATGGCGGTTTTCAGATGACGATGCAGGAAATGGGAACCATCTTTCAAACCGGGGCAGCAGTTAAAATTGTCATTATGAATAATAACTTCCTTGGCATGGTAAGGCAATGGCAGGAACTGTTCTTTGATAAACGTTATGCTTCAACGGAACTGATTAATCCTGATTTTATAAAGCTTTCGGAAGGTTTCAGGATTCCTGCCACCAGGGTTAGTGAACGCAGTAATCTTTCGGAAGCCATTGATGCCATGCTGGCGCATCCGGGACCATACCTGCTTGAAGTAATGGTCGAAAAAGAAGGAAATGTTTTTCCTATGGTACCGGCAGGTGCCGCTGTTTCTGAAATTATGCTCGAACCGAAAAAATCATAAAAAAATGATTCAGGAATTTACTATTACCGCCTTTTCAGAGAACCAGATCGGGCTCCTGAACAGAATTACCAACCTGTTTACCCGCAGGCACCTTAATATTGAAAGCCTTACAGTAGGTGAATCGGCCATAAAAGGGGTGCACAAGTTTACCATTGTTGTGCGCACAACCCGTGAACAGGTAGAAAAGATAACCAAACAGATTGAGA contains the following coding sequences:
- the ilvB gene encoding biosynthetic-type acetolactate synthase large subunit, coding for MEPKTKQMGKSEKQTTPTITGAEAVVKCLLEEGVRDIFGYPGGSIMPVYDALYDYHDKLNHILVRHEQGAIHAAQAYARVTGKAGVCIVTSGPGSTNLTTGLADAMMDSTPVVCISGQVAAGLLGTDAFQETDIIGISMPVTKWNTQVTKAEDIPAAIAKAFYIARSGRPGPVLVDITKNAQFGKLEFSYKPCTFIRSYRPHIEPDISAINQAAELINNAKKPYVLFGQGVILANAEEEFKRFIEKGDIPAAWTLLGLSALPTNHPLNVGMLGMHGNYGPNILTNECDVLIAVGMRFDDRVTGDVTRFARQAKVIHMEIDPAEINKNVKAEVAIPGSVKDTLPLLTERIKPANHSEWIHQFRELYKIEYEKVISKVLHPESKGITMPEVIHLLAEKTEGDAILVTDVGQHQMMGARYFRFNKTRSLVTSGGLGTMGFGLPAGLGAKIGCPDRTVITIVGDGGFQMTMQEMGTIFQTGAAVKIVIMNNNFLGMVRQWQELFFDKRYASTELINPDFIKLSEGFRIPATRVSERSNLSEAIDAMLAHPGPYLLEVMVEKEGNVFPMVPAGAAVSEIMLEPKKS